ACGATGAAGCCAGCAGTGATGTTCCAGGGCTGGGGTCCGCAGCGCCGCGCTTACGGTGAGCAGCCGGTTCGTTTCAACTGCGCGCTGGCTACGTTGACCGGCAACATTGGCATCCCCGGCAGTTTTGCCGGTGGCGTGGGGTCGCCTATGGCTGGCGAATTTGCCCCGGCGCCTGGCTTCTCCATCCCGCCGAACCCGGTGCCCTACTCGTTCCCGGTTCACTCCTGGACCGACGTGATCCTGCGCGGCAAGGAAATGGGACGCAAGGATGGTATCCGGGGTCTGGCTGAGGGCGAGGAGACGCTGCCCAATAGCATCAAGTTCCTCTTTAATCCGGCGGGCAACACGCTGGTCAATCAGCACAGCAATATCAACCGCACCATCGAAATCCTTAAGGATGAAAGTCTGTGCGAGTTCATTGTAACGGTTGACCATTTCATGACGCCATCGGCGCGCATGTCCGATATCGTCCTGCCGGTCTGCACGTTCATGGAGACGTGGGGGCACTGCTCCAACTGGACCTTCAGCCCCAGCCGGATCTTGATGCCGAAGGTGGTTGACCCCCTCTACGATCTGCCGAGCGACTACAAGCTGAACGCCATGCTTGCCGAGCGGCTGGGCATCTATGATGAGTTCACCGAGGGCGGCAAGACGGAAGAGGACTGGTACAACCAGTTCATCGACGGCATGATCAGCGAGTATGGCGCCATCTACGGCGACCGCGACTCGTTTGTTGCACGTGGCTCGATGACTATCCCCTACAATCCGGATACCCCGCTGCCTTTCGCTGACTATATTGCCGATCCAGAAGCTAACCCGCTGAAGACGCCGACCGGCAAGATCGAGATCTTCTCGGTTGACATGGCCAGGTTCAACGAGACGATCGGGGATCCGACCCAGTCGCCACCCATCCCCAAGTACATCCAGGAATGGGAAAGCCCCTTCGGGCCAGAAGCTGAGGAATACCCGCTGCAGGCCATGGGCCACCACTACATGCGGCGCACACACTCCACCTGGGACAACATTGACTGGATGGAGGAAGCCTTGCCGCAGCGCGTGTTTATGAACCCGATCGACGCGGAAGCGCGTGGGATCAAAGATGGCGATAACGTCAAGGTCTGGAACCAGCGTGGGGCTATGATTCTGCCGGTTCGTGTAACCCCGCGCATCATGCCCGGCCTGGTGGATATCCCGCAGGGCGGCTGGTATACGCCAGATGCAAACGGCATTGACCGGCGCGGAAGCATCAATGTCCTGACGAATGAG
The Anaerolineae bacterium genome window above contains:
- a CDS encoding molybdopterin-dependent oxidoreductase: MSKGRQTNLLTRLNDASVSRRSFLKWSAAAGATAALASKVDLVDGIYPLTKVMAAGEVQVIPTGCAHNCGGRCVLKCHVQDGVVVRITTDTDRPDDPNDPALIACMRGRAYRRRLYAPTRLKTPLRRVGPRGSGRFEEISWEEALDTVANEMIRIKEQYGNSALYTHYASGSYTEMTGATANRRLMNMFGGVLGYYNSYSTACTRPATLAFYGTTATSPHRWDWQNTKLFILWAWNPAEMIHGTNTAYMVRLARKAGAKTIVIDPRLSMSAVGLADEWIPIRPGTDCAMMAAMAYVMITEGLIDEDWVNKYAVGYDAQHMPEGYENAESFKAYILGESDGVPKTPAWAESITAVPADTITRIAREYATMKPAVMFQGWGPQRRAYGEQPVRFNCALATLTGNIGIPGSFAGGVGSPMAGEFAPAPGFSIPPNPVPYSFPVHSWTDVILRGKEMGRKDGIRGLAEGEETLPNSIKFLFNPAGNTLVNQHSNINRTIEILKDESLCEFIVTVDHFMTPSARMSDIVLPVCTFMETWGHCSNWTFSPSRILMPKVVDPLYDLPSDYKLNAMLAERLGIYDEFTEGGKTEEDWYNQFIDGMISEYGAIYGDRDSFVARGSMTIPYNPDTPLPFADYIADPEANPLKTPTGKIEIFSVDMARFNETIGDPTQSPPIPKYIQEWESPFGPEAEEYPLQAMGHHYMRRTHSTWDNIDWMEEALPQRVFMNPIDAEARGIKDGDNVKVWNQRGAMILPVRVTPRIMPGLVDIPQGGWYTPDANGIDRRGSINVLTNERPTPYAFGNPQHSIMVQVEKA